One stretch of Plasmodium yoelii strain 17X genome assembly, chromosome: 5 DNA includes these proteins:
- a CDS encoding RAP protein, putative has translation MINKAIKKLVSKNFLCFASRQKQNKIINHNKNIISINVSNIRNVSNIKNVSNVGSGLFDGIPNEEIDKDKLIYLVKNMQMVNLKEKGILNNISNLLKRHMNQFTIDEIYLIIHSFSKLDFRKYSLYNNFVKIIMTKKPVINTRTLTQMLIDLHKTSSLDLNALTFFTQYYINNLVKNFSLFDLSMILYIFNKYNYNDFITVNKICQTISDHFIPIIDEDKGVLTTILLSLSVLNLNYEIYSNFLKLYVYTNYEKFEIKYLCNISYSIALWLARGSVKDKFLSELLKDIVFLLINNMQKLKNDELKQLHIVLYFLRAMEENYEDAIKKIEKKNIKNTITVSKMQQQVEKIFTEIGLNVNKEFPVGPYVLDFALKKKKIYVEVNGFTHYYTFDGKINNKTNLKYFILNKLKWKIVTIEYMDWKNKSKDDKIKYIETNILEKIK, from the exons ATGATTAACAAagcaataaaaaaattagttTCGAAAAATTTTCTATGTTTTGCCTCAAGACAAAAACAGAATAAGATTATaaatcataataaaaatattataagcATAAATGTAAGTAATATCAGAAATGTAAGCaacattaaaaatgtaaGCAATGTTGGAAGCGGTTTATTTGATGGTATCCCAAATGAAGAAATTGATAAggataaattaatatatttagtgAAGAACATGCAAATGGTTAATTTGAAAGAAAAGggtatattaaataatattagcaatttattaaaaaggcATATGAACCAATTTACCATagatgaaatatatttaattatacatTCTTTTAGCAAATTAGATTTTAGAAAATATtccttatataataattttgtaaaaattataatgacaAAAAAACCGGTAATAAATACAAGAACATTAACACAAATGTTAATTGATCTTCATAAAACATCGTCTTTAGATCTAAACgctttaacattttttacacaatattatataaataatttagttaaaaatttttctttatttgaccTTTCTAtgatattgtatatatttaataaatataattacaaCGATTTTATAACTGTCAATAAAATATGTCAGACTATTTCGGACCATTTTATTCCTATAATTGATGAG GATAAAGGTGTGCTAACAACTATTTTGTTAAGTCTATCTGTACTTAATTTGAATTATGAAATTTATTCgaattttctaaaattatatgtatatacaaattatgaaaaatttgaaataaaatatttgtgtAATATTTCATATTCCATCGCACTTTGGCTAGCTCGGGGTTCCGTAAAAGACAAATTTTTAAGtgaattattaaaagatatcgtatttttgttaataaataatatgcagAAGCTCAAAAATGACGAATTGAAACAG CTTCACATAGTACTATACTTTTTAAGGGCAATGGAGGAAAATTATGAAGAcgctataaaaaaaattgaaaaaaaaaatattaaaaacacAATAACTGTGTCGAAAATGCAACAACAAGTTGAAAAAATTTTCACAGAAATCGGATTAAATGTGAATAAGGAATTTCCTGTGGGTCCATATGTATTAGATTTTgcattgaaaaaaaaaaag ATTTATGTTGAAGTGAATGGGTTTACACATTATTACACATTTGATGGaaagataaataataaaacaaatcttaaatattttatactaAATAAGCTTAAATGGAAG ATTGTTACTATCGAGTATATGGATTGGAAAAACAAATCAAAAGAT gataaaataaaatatatagagaCAAATAtattggaaaaaataaaatag
- a CDS encoding DNA double-strand break repair Rad50 ATPase has protein sequence MYFCVLKNKIKKKSLKICRYGHKNIHTEIERNEKKADIIEKLLERYKHLRNEDRIKLINSHLENVKEKNVNIIYEFTKKKEEKEIKEEYENKRKAKLFKLRKPAYLQPKNVKKKTNNEFTIDNQYEELSCSEKEKELKPIEKYTLIEDVYKAYIYTKAFFLLNNKYKTKHKICNDFKYIMINSLKKYLLEKVKPTLINEFSVYTNPYMLLKNSLYNLILHQHVKNSYDESLIDNYINKKISLNILKINSADVPVEVYEPIVSFHGNIHYNYNSQEKFKVCINTFLTILDVIKKGDVNSKNKIEQNETIQKMKYKDMSILINDVLKKLPENIKYPFENYPFENLKAFKTNIKKKYIGGIKNNKPQNIEDDEIINMRYPNLQCVSHSLPKDEKYRDNVIHAIKILERSKYWDYNSKIKAINTLIEVWNNMNKSEHYEQVLDKALPPIYSKDMLRKTKTRKDTYNKGLSYIQSLTTQKPLHIRSKKN, from the coding sequence ATGTATTTTTGTGtgttgaaaaataaaataaaaaaaaaaagtttgaAAATATGTAGATATgggcataaaaatattcacaCAGAAATTGAACGAAACGAAAAAAAAGCTGATATTATTGAAAAGCTATTGGAAAGATATAAACATCTTCGAAATGAAGAtagaataaaattaataaatagcCATTTAGAAAAtgttaaagaaaaaaatgttaatataatatatgaatttacaaaaaaaaaagaagaaaaagagATAAAAGaagaatatgaaaataaaagaaaagctaaattattcaaattaaGAAAACCTGCTTATTTACAACCAAAAAatgtcaaaaaaaaaactaataatGAATTTACGATAGATAATCAATATGAAGAATTATCATGTtcagaaaaagaaaaagaattaaaacctattgaaaaatatacacTTATTGAAGATGTCTATAAAGCATATATCTATACTAAAGCGTTTTTcctattaaataataaatataaaactaaacataaaatatgtaatgattttaaatatattatgatcaactcactaaaaaaatatcttttAGAAAAAGTAAAACCAACACTAATAAATGAATTTAGTGTATATACAAATCCATATATGCTTCTAAAaaattctttatataatCTCATATTACATCAGCATGTCAAAAATAGTTATGATGAAAGCTTAAtagataattatataaataaaaaaataagtttaaatattttaaaaataaatagtgcAGATGTGCCTGTCGAAGTATATGAACCCATAGTTTCATTTCATGGGAATatacattataattataattctcaagaaaaatttaaagtatgCATAAATACGTTTCTCACCATTTTAgatgttattaaaaaaggagatgtaaattcaaaaaataaaattgaacaaaatgaaacaattcagaaaatgaaatataaagATATGTCTATCTTAATAAAtgatgtattaaaaaaattaccagaaaatataaaataccCATTTGAAAATTATCCTTTCGAAAATTTAAAAGcatttaaaacaaatataaaaaaaaaatatattggaggtattaaaaataataaacctCAAAATATAGAAGATGATgaaatcattaatatgagATATCCAAACTTACAATGTGTTTCTCATTCATTACCTAAAGATGAAAAATATCGAGATAATGTTATACATGCAATTAAGATTTTAGAGAGATCGAAATATTGGGACtataatagtaaaataaaagCAATTAACACATTAATTGAAGTGTggaataatatgaataaaagtGAGCATTATGAACAAGTTTTAGATAAAGCATTGCCTCCTATTTATTCAAAAGATATGttaagaaaaacaaaaacacGAAAAGATACATACAATAAAGGACTATCATATATACAATCTCTCACTACACAAAAGCCACTTCATATTcgttcaaaaaaaaattaa
- a CDS encoding exported protein 3, putative, translated as MIFKKKLLLIINLFILCVYLNFHHVDSKINKIKYNNDDLINNYVDIPISYSNYNAENVENAENAENVENAENAENAENGENAENGREGSPSQGYEPGQLFETPLNIRKMFKNQMSMNRWNNIFSFFKNNRVNKFKGSKNQFLNEIQNSYAYRNGLYFSATNVGEYNKKVDSNKYSTINLPENTMVLVVTGNKLFLQNLIYSVNKENAIKQKFIYTMNKIIKNLKKKIYFKNYNYQYLYKNDSFANDDTKKIIDIDLLGELSNITQTIYVDDHKINMHKIYGGWFHFLGILVINGYDYQIQNDVKFNDILGEKSNDPVPSHLLPKFKNLFSKKNTKEYKNGYLLGLWRDFPNNKFVNWRYSLELFLWDMLGVLPHELPHPSNLIISYNKYDDEIEAAHEVEAAHEVEAAHEVEAAHDVEAVHDVEAVHDVEAAHEMEDNNGDIEHNWHKIVMNKIASYKGFDVSIVSAQDYMKYSGYDNELLSKYYNLKNEKDYIFLIILNKDFFIDEFVKSQNYSISKQNYFEKILKKITDDVVKVLEQVKNKLFPNNDDVKPIVSVYNYLKNFKNNSEKINPHILGEIAGITKYLKCENLLESSNTCTKDISIHHKYGGWFEFGGAIYVKNVNNVDISYEHRNDNEPIIKQKYEQAILSQANSNYSSAGLWRDIPEKNMTLYRYPLEVFALENPELNILNLRDIHPFIAINILKKGINSLQSFEEITLHDSDQIMATSFSSTNSNSIASSNGDSAEKVGNAENAENGEKVGNGDSADNDDNDDDAFIINENVDVHDNADEDNEYANPSNGQDDGIYIEIDHGITKKNEDKETLDLITNRNLFNTNTSDMVTGNPFFSNNKHQSFIDNFKYISKTISNDKPFINEDDDDAYVEMEEEDMDPRLIIHNNKYFKNNNDYFKNKQEPVINSQNKQEPVINSQNKQEPVINSQNKQEPIINNQIYMILIVCIIFLFIALLALIGSIIYNLLKKKKSLDNNRGVALSLKEKGVIPVAQGLPTPWLNA; from the coding sequence AtgatattcaaaaaaaaactcttattaattattaatttattcatCTTATGcgtatatttaaattttcacCACGTTgattcaaaaataaataaaataaaatataacaatgaTGATCTTATAAACAATTACGTTGACATCCCAATTTCCTACTCGAATTATAATGCGGAAAATGTAGAGAATGCGGAAAATGCTGAGAATGTGGAAAATGCTGAGAATGCGGAAAATGCGGAAAATGGGGAAAATGCTGAGAATGGCCGAGAAGGAAGCCCGAGCCAAGGGTATGAACCAGGCCAGTTATTTGAAACGCCATTAAATATTAGGAAAATGTTTAAAAACCAAATGAGTATGAACAGATGGAATAATATTTTCAgctttttcaaaaataatagagtaaacaaatttaaagGAAGCAAAAATCAatttttaaatgaaataCAGAATAGTTATGCTTATAGAAACGGATTATATTTTAGTGCAACGAATGTTggtgaatataataaaaaagttgATAGCAATAAATATTCTACTATAAATTTACCAGAAAATACTATGGTTTTAGTTGTAAcaggaaataaattatttttacaaaactTAATATATTCTGTTAATAAAGAAAACGcaattaaacaaaaatttatatatacaatgaataaaataataaaaaatttaaaaaaaaaaatatattttaaaaattataattatcaatatttatataaaaatgattcaTTTGCTAATGatgatacaaaaaaaataattgataTAGATTTATTAGGTGAATTATCCAATATAACACAAACAATATATGTTGATGaccataaaataaatatgcataaaatatatggtgGATGGTTTCATTTCTTGGGTATATTAGTAATTAATGGATATGATTATCAAATTCAAAATGAtgtaaaatttaatgatataCTTGGAGAAAAATCGAATGATCCTGTACCATCACATTTATTAcctaaatttaaaaatttattttctaaaaaaaatacaaaagaatataaaaatggatatttATTAGGTCTTTGGAGAGATTTCCCAAACAATAAATTTGTAAATTGGAGATATTCtcttgaattatttttatgggATATGTTAGGGGTTCTACCTCATGAATTGCCACATCCATCTAATCTAATTATTAGCTATAACAAATATGATGACGAGATAGAAGCAGCTCACGAGGTAGAAGCGGCTCACGAGGTAGAAGCGGCTCACGAGGTAGAAGCAGCTCACGATGTAGAAGCGGTTCACGATGTAGAAGCGGTTCACGATGTAGAAGCAGCTCACGAGATGGAAGATAATAATGGCGACATCGAACACAATTGGCATAAAATAGTTATGAATAAAATAGCATCTTACAAAGGGTTTGATGTCAGTATTGTTTCTGCACAAgattatatgaaatatagTGGATATGATAATGAACTATTAtctaaatattataatttaaaaaatgaaaaagattatatatttctaataattttaaataaagattTTTTTATAGACGAATTTGTTAAGAGTCAAAATTATAGCATAAgcaaacaaaattattttgaaaaaatattaaaaaaaataacagatGATGTAGTTAAAGTGTTAGAACaggttaaaaataaattgtttccaaataatgatgatgttAAACCAATTGTATcagtatataattatttaaaaaattttaaaaataattcagaaaaaataaatccaCATATTTTAGGAGAAATTGCAGGAATAACAAAATATCTAAAATGCGAAAATTTATTAGAATCATCTAATACATGTACTAAAGATATTTCTATTCATCATAAATATGGTGGATGGTTTGAATTTGGAGGTGCtatatatgttaaaaatgtaaataatgtTGATATTTCATATGAACATAGAAATGATAATGAACCtataattaaacaaaaatatgaacaagcAATATTATCACAAGCTAATTCAAATTATTCAAGTGCTGGATTATGGAGAGATATAccagaaaaaaatatgactCTATATAGATATCCATTAGAAGTGTTTGCTTTAGAAAACCCtgaattaaatattttaaatttaagaGATATACATCCATTTATTGCAAtcaacattttaaaaaaaggaatCAATTCTCTACAATCTTTCGAAGAAATTACATTACACGATTCAGATCAAATTATGGCTACCTCATTTTCTTCTACAAATAGCAATTCAATTGCGTCGTCCAATGGTGATAGTGCTGAAAAGGTTGGAAATGCTGAAAATGCTGAAAATGGTGAAAAGGTTGGAAATGGTGATAGTGCTGATAATGACGATAATGATGACGACGCATTTATTATTAACGAAAATGTTGATGTACATGACAATGCTGATGAAGATAATGAATATGCAAACCCTTCTAATGGCCAAGATGAtggaatatatatagaaattgATCATGGaattactaaaaaaaatgaagataaagAAACCTTAGATTTAATAACTAAtagaaatttatttaatacaaACACAAGTGATATGGTCACTGGAaatccatttttttctaataataaGCATCAAAGTTTTATTGACAATTTTAAGTATATATCAAAAACAATCAGTAATGATAAACCATTTATAAATGAGGATGATGATGATGCATATGTTGAAATGGAAGAAGAAGATATGGATCCACGACTTATTATTcacaataataaatattttaaaaataacaatgattattttaaaaataaacaagaACCCGTTATTAATAGCCAAAATAAACAAGAACCCGTTATTAATAGCCAAAATAAACAAGAACCCGTTATTAATAGCCAAAATAAACAAGAACCCATTATTAATAACCAAATTTATATGATCTTGATagtttgtattatatttctaTTTATAGCTCTTTTGGCTTTAATAGGatctataatatataatttattaaaaaaaaaaaaatcattagATAATAATCGAGGAGTTGCATTGTCCTTAAAAGAAAAAGGGGTTATCCCTGTTGCTCAAGGATTGCCCACCCCTTGGCTAAATgcttaa